A window of Xylophilus sp. GW821-FHT01B05 contains these coding sequences:
- the hemH gene encoding ferrochelatase yields MPPFAPEPTFAHGQAPRIGVLLCNLGTPDAPTPAAVRRYLAQFLSDRRVVEIPPLLWKPILHGLILRTRPAKSAAKYQSVWMPEGSPLKVWTEKQALMLRGWLGEAGHQVAVRYAMRYGNPSIAEQLDAFKAEGVTRILVLPAYPQYSGTTTASVADAVNAWSARQRHLPELRFVNRYHDDPGYIAALAARVEAYWRTEGRGELLVMSFHGVPERTRDLGDPYHCEALKTARLLSSELGLHEHEVKVTFQSRFGKAKWLEPYTEPTLVQLAQSGVKRVDVVCPGFTSDCLETLEEINMEARHAFMNAGGEQFHYIPCLNDSHPWIAALSGIAQQHLAGWPTRQVPHARALEDSEARARELGAAA; encoded by the coding sequence TTGCCTCCTTTCGCCCCCGAACCCACCTTCGCCCACGGCCAGGCGCCCCGCATTGGCGTGCTGCTGTGCAATCTTGGCACCCCGGATGCCCCCACGCCAGCCGCCGTGCGCCGCTATCTGGCGCAGTTTCTGTCCGACCGGCGTGTGGTGGAAATCCCGCCGCTGCTGTGGAAGCCGATCCTGCATGGCCTGATCCTGCGCACCCGGCCGGCCAAGTCCGCCGCCAAGTACCAGAGCGTGTGGATGCCCGAGGGCTCGCCGCTCAAGGTCTGGACCGAGAAGCAGGCGCTGATGCTGCGCGGCTGGCTGGGCGAGGCCGGGCACCAGGTGGCCGTGCGCTATGCCATGCGCTATGGCAACCCTTCGATCGCCGAGCAGCTTGACGCCTTCAAGGCCGAGGGCGTGACCCGCATCCTGGTGCTGCCGGCCTACCCGCAGTACTCGGGCACGACCACGGCCAGCGTGGCCGATGCGGTCAACGCCTGGAGCGCACGCCAGCGCCATCTGCCAGAGCTGCGCTTTGTCAACCGCTACCACGACGACCCGGGCTACATCGCCGCGCTGGCCGCGCGGGTGGAGGCCTATTGGCGCACCGAAGGCCGGGGCGAGCTGCTGGTGATGAGCTTTCACGGCGTGCCCGAGCGCACCCGCGACCTGGGCGACCCGTACCACTGCGAGGCGCTGAAGACCGCGCGCCTGCTGTCCTCTGAACTGGGCCTGCACGAGCACGAGGTGAAGGTCACCTTCCAGTCGCGCTTTGGCAAGGCCAAGTGGCTGGAGCCCTATACCGAGCCGACGCTGGTGCAGCTGGCGCAATCTGGCGTGAAGCGGGTGGACGTGGTCTGCCCGGGCTTTACCAGCGACTGCCTGGAGACGCTGGAAGAGATCAACATGGAAGCGCGCCACGCCTTCATGAATGCGGGCGGCGAGCAGTTCCACTACATCCCCTGCCTGAACGACAGCCACCCGTGGATTGCGGCGCTCTCAGGCATTGCGCAGCAGCACCTGGCCGGCTGGCCGACGCGGCAGGTGCCGCATGCGCGCGCGCTGGAGGACTCCGAGGCACGCGCCAGGGAACTGGGCGCGGCGGCCTGA
- a CDS encoding diguanylate cyclase, translated as MGARTTVSELSSHGLQRSADAGSRLAHGAFWIMSRRVTVVAAAVDAAFLVLFLYFGSPLLAWLNIASIAMYGSAYWLLLKRFNTPALLLIWLEVLGHAAIGSLLVGWDSGFHYYLLMFIPAIVVSGSRRATLPLLLLLFLFYMGLHAVSHAAGVRVSLSNVGLWTLRSFNVATVFAMAAYTARFYYLTVRRAERKLMELATTDPLTGLSNRRNLLAMAGQAVAQARRLGQPTALVIADIDHFKLVNDRYGHEAGDHVLSQIGALFAALCREQDMVARWGGEEFLFLLPATDVAAAQTLAERMRSAVAATTISYGDTVIACTVSLGVAQLAADEPLNEAIARADRGLYQSKAQGRDRVSVAG; from the coding sequence ATGGGCGCGCGCACCACCGTTTCCGAGTTGTCCTCTCATGGGCTGCAACGCAGCGCCGACGCCGGCAGCAGGCTGGCACATGGCGCGTTCTGGATCATGTCGCGCCGGGTGACCGTGGTGGCCGCCGCCGTCGATGCCGCCTTCCTGGTGCTGTTCCTGTACTTTGGCTCGCCTCTGCTGGCCTGGCTCAACATTGCCAGCATTGCCATGTACGGCAGCGCCTACTGGCTGCTGCTCAAGCGCTTCAACACGCCGGCGCTGCTGCTGATCTGGCTGGAGGTGCTGGGGCACGCAGCCATCGGCTCCCTGCTGGTGGGCTGGGACAGCGGCTTTCACTACTACCTGCTGATGTTCATCCCGGCCATCGTGGTGAGCGGCTCCAGGCGCGCGACCTTGCCGCTGCTGTTGCTGCTGTTCCTGTTCTACATGGGCCTGCATGCCGTCTCGCACGCCGCCGGGGTGCGGGTGTCGCTGAGCAACGTCGGGCTCTGGACGCTGCGCAGCTTCAACGTGGCCACGGTGTTTGCCATGGCGGCCTACACGGCGCGCTTCTACTACCTCACGGTGCGCCGCGCCGAGCGCAAGCTGATGGAGCTGGCCACGACCGACCCGCTGACCGGCCTGTCCAACCGGCGCAACCTGTTGGCCATGGCGGGCCAGGCGGTCGCCCAGGCGCGTCGCCTGGGCCAGCCGACCGCCCTGGTGATTGCCGACATCGACCACTTCAAGCTGGTCAACGACCGCTACGGCCATGAGGCCGGTGACCACGTGCTGTCGCAGATCGGTGCGCTGTTTGCAGCGCTGTGCCGCGAGCAGGACATGGTGGCGCGCTGGGGCGGGGAAGAGTTTCTGTTCCTGCTGCCGGCCACCGACGTGGCGGCGGCCCAGACGCTGGCCGAGCGCATGCGGTCTGCGGTGGCGGCCACGACGATCAGCTACGGCGATACGGTGATCGCCTGCACGGTGTCGCTGGGCGTTGCGCAACTGGCGGCAGACGAGCCGCTGAACGAGGCCATCGCGCGTGCCGACCGTGGCCTGTACCAGAGCAAGGCGCAGGGGCGTGACCGGGTGTCGGTGGCTGGCTGA
- a CDS encoding DUF1993 domain-containing protein, producing the protein MALSLYDLSVPVFTRGLGQLTHILDKGLAHAQASGIDPATLVEARLAPDMLTLAGQIQRASDASKLGTARIAGITAPSFPDEEKTWDDLLARIAKTQDFLASVDRTLIDGQEERPVVIRTREGEATFTAQRYLLQFALPNFFFHVTTAYGVLRHKGVPVGKADYLGQF; encoded by the coding sequence ATGGCGCTCTCGCTCTACGACCTGTCCGTGCCCGTTTTCACCCGCGGCCTGGGTCAGCTCACCCATATCCTCGACAAGGGCCTGGCGCACGCCCAGGCCAGCGGCATCGATCCAGCCACGCTGGTCGAGGCACGCCTGGCGCCCGACATGCTCACCCTGGCCGGCCAGATCCAGCGCGCCAGCGATGCCTCCAAGCTGGGCACGGCCCGCATCGCCGGCATCACCGCGCCCAGCTTCCCCGACGAGGAAAAAACCTGGGATGACCTGCTGGCGCGCATCGCCAAGACGCAAGACTTTCTTGCCAGCGTGGACCGCACGCTGATCGACGGCCAGGAAGAGCGCCCCGTCGTCATCCGGACGCGCGAAGGCGAGGCGACCTTCACCGCGCAGCGCTACCTGCTGCAGTTCGCGCTGCCCAACTTCTTCTTCCACGTGACCACCGCCTACGGCGTGCTGCGCCACAAGGGCGTGCCGGTGGGCAAGGCCGACTATCTGGGCCAGTTCTGA
- a CDS encoding alpha/beta hydrolase: MSIQPSSHYASCAGREIHYTAWGEQGAPVVIAWHGLARTGRDMDELAQHFAARGFRVICPDTIGRGLSQWSPAPDEEYQLSFYAHIANALCDALQIERAHWVGTSMGGAIGMVCASGLFEPRMKARIASLVLNDNAPELAAPAIERIRAYAGQPPAFDTVVELEAFFRSVYKPYGWLSDAQWRRLTESSTRRLPDGRVTPHYDPAMVRQFSAHDNDYLVWPHYDAIEVPVLCLRGAESDLVLPGVVEEMRRRGPGAAGRLQVIEVPACGHAPALNVPEQLEPIEGFIRAASR; this comes from the coding sequence ATGAGCATTCAGCCTTCTTCGCACTACGCAAGCTGCGCCGGCCGCGAGATCCACTACACCGCCTGGGGCGAGCAGGGCGCGCCCGTGGTCATCGCCTGGCACGGCCTGGCACGCACCGGGCGCGACATGGATGAGCTGGCCCAGCATTTCGCGGCGCGCGGCTTTCGCGTGATCTGCCCCGACACCATCGGTCGCGGCCTGAGCCAGTGGAGCCCGGCGCCTGATGAGGAATACCAGCTCTCCTTCTACGCCCACATCGCCAACGCCCTGTGCGATGCGCTGCAAATCGAGCGCGCGCACTGGGTCGGCACCTCGATGGGCGGGGCCATCGGTATGGTCTGCGCCTCCGGCCTGTTCGAGCCGCGCATGAAGGCGCGCATAGCGAGCCTGGTGCTCAACGACAACGCGCCCGAGCTGGCCGCGCCCGCCATTGAACGCATTCGCGCCTACGCCGGCCAGCCGCCGGCGTTTGACACGGTGGTTGAGCTGGAGGCCTTCTTCCGCAGCGTCTACAAGCCCTACGGCTGGCTCAGCGATGCGCAGTGGCGCCGCCTGACCGAAAGCTCCACGCGCCGCCTGCCTGATGGCCGCGTCACGCCGCACTACGACCCGGCCATGGTCCGCCAGTTCAGCGCGCACGACAACGACTACCTGGTCTGGCCGCACTACGACGCCATCGAGGTGCCGGTGCTGTGCCTGCGCGGCGCTGAATCAGATCTGGTGCTGCCCGGCGTGGTGGAAGAGATGCGGCGCCGCGGCCCCGGCGCGGCCGGCCGGCTGCAGGTGATCGAAGTGCCTGCCTGCGGCCACGCGCCGGCGCTCAACGTGCCCGAGCAACTGGAGCCGATCGAAGGGTTTATCCGCGCGGCCAGTCGCTGA
- a CDS encoding branched-chain amino acid ABC transporter permease produces MLNRLLSGDMPRSRVLAVLLIALLIALAFAPFIFPGVKALNVAAKVLVFVVLVAGFDLLLGYTGIVSFAHTMFFGIGAYGIAIATTRMGATWGALAVGLGGALALSLVLALAVGLFSLRVRAIFFAMITLAVASAFQTLASQLSDFTGGEDGLTFKVPAVLSPAFEFADDPFLGVSLDGRLLCYYLLFVLAVVMVLALLRIVNSPFGRVLQAIRENEFRAEAIGYRVVVYRTIASVLSALFACVAGAMLALWLRYNGPETSLSFEIMLDVLLIVVIGGMGTIYGAVVGSVLFVVAQSYLQDLLRLGSEAVASVSGLAWLAALLSPDRWLLWLGVLFVLSVYYFPTGVVGRLRARGAR; encoded by the coding sequence ATGTTGAACCGACTTCTCTCCGGCGACATGCCGCGCAGCCGCGTGCTGGCGGTGCTGCTGATCGCGCTCCTGATAGCGCTGGCCTTTGCGCCCTTCATCTTCCCCGGCGTCAAGGCGCTGAACGTGGCGGCCAAGGTGCTGGTGTTCGTGGTGCTGGTGGCGGGCTTTGACCTGTTGCTGGGCTACACCGGCATCGTGAGCTTTGCCCACACCATGTTCTTTGGCATAGGCGCCTACGGCATCGCGATTGCCACCACGCGCATGGGCGCCACCTGGGGCGCGCTGGCCGTGGGCCTGGGTGGCGCGTTGGCTTTGTCGCTGGTGCTGGCGTTGGCGGTGGGGCTGTTCTCGCTGCGGGTGCGGGCCATCTTCTTCGCCATGATCACGCTGGCCGTGGCCTCGGCCTTCCAGACGCTGGCCTCGCAGTTGTCGGATTTCACTGGCGGCGAAGACGGCCTGACCTTCAAGGTGCCGGCCGTGCTGTCGCCCGCGTTCGAGTTTGCCGACGATCCGTTTTTGGGCGTGTCGCTCGATGGCCGGCTGCTCTGCTACTACCTGCTGTTTGTGTTGGCGGTAGTGATGGTGTTGGCGCTGCTGCGCATCGTCAACTCACCCTTCGGCCGTGTGCTGCAGGCCATCCGCGAGAACGAGTTTCGCGCTGAGGCCATCGGCTACCGCGTGGTGGTGTATCGCACCATTGCCAGCGTGTTGTCGGCCCTGTTCGCCTGCGTGGCCGGCGCCATGCTGGCGCTCTGGCTGCGCTACAACGGGCCGGAGACCTCGCTGTCCTTCGAGATCATGCTGGACGTGCTGCTGATCGTCGTCATCGGCGGCATGGGCACCATCTACGGCGCGGTGGTGGGCTCGGTGCTGTTCGTGGTGGCGCAGAGTTATTTGCAGGATCTGCTGCGTTTGGGCAGCGAGGCGGTGGCCTCGGTCTCTGGCCTTGCCTGGCTGGCCGCGCTGCTGTCGCCCGACCGCTGGCTGCTGTGGCTGGGCGTGTTGTTTGTGCTGTCGGTCTACTACTTTCCCACCGGCGTGGTGGGGCGCTTGCGGGCGAGGGGCGCGCGATGA
- a CDS encoding branched-chain amino acid ABC transporter permease → MKTIDFDWKPLALVPVLALLALPLIGSPSTWLTLTVAGLAMGMIVFIIASGLTLVFGLMDVLNFGHGVFIALGAFVATSVLGSMSDWTGSDQLWRNLVAVLPAMVVAMLVAGAVGLAFERFIVRPVYGQHLKQILITMGGMIIGEELIKVIWGPQQIPLPLPAAMRGAVLIGDAAVEKYRLIAVVVGLLVFGLLAWTLSRTKVGLLIRAGVQDREMVESLGYRIRRLFVGVFVVGSALAGLGGVMWGLYQQSVVPQMGAQVNVLIFIVIIIGGLGSTGGALIGALLVGLMANYTGFLVPKVALFSNIALMVAVLLWRPQGVYPVTNR, encoded by the coding sequence ATGAAGACCATCGACTTCGACTGGAAGCCGCTGGCCTTGGTGCCGGTGCTGGCCTTGCTGGCGCTGCCGCTGATCGGCTCGCCTTCGACCTGGCTCACGCTCACCGTGGCGGGGCTGGCCATGGGCATGATCGTGTTCATCATTGCCTCGGGCCTGACGCTGGTGTTCGGGCTGATGGACGTGCTCAACTTTGGCCACGGCGTGTTCATTGCGCTGGGCGCTTTTGTAGCCACCAGCGTGCTCGGCAGCATGAGCGACTGGACCGGCTCTGACCAGCTCTGGCGCAACCTGGTGGCCGTGCTGCCGGCCATGGTCGTGGCCATGCTGGTGGCGGGCGCGGTGGGGCTGGCGTTTGAGCGCTTCATCGTGCGGCCGGTCTATGGCCAGCACCTGAAGCAGATCCTGATCACCATGGGCGGCATGATCATTGGCGAAGAACTCATCAAGGTCATCTGGGGCCCGCAGCAGATCCCGCTGCCGCTGCCCGCAGCCATGCGCGGCGCGGTGCTGATCGGCGATGCGGCGGTAGAGAAGTACCGCCTCATCGCCGTGGTGGTGGGCCTGCTGGTGTTCGGCCTGCTGGCCTGGACGCTCAGCCGCACCAAGGTCGGCCTGCTGATCCGCGCCGGCGTGCAAGACCGCGAGATGGTCGAGTCGCTGGGCTACCGCATCCGGCGCCTGTTTGTCGGTGTGTTCGTGGTCGGCAGCGCGCTGGCCGGGCTGGGCGGTGTGATGTGGGGCCTGTACCAGCAGAGCGTGGTGCCGCAGATGGGCGCGCAGGTCAATGTGCTGATCTTCATCGTCATCATCATTGGCGGCCTGGGCTCCACCGGCGGCGCGCTGATCGGTGCGCTGCTGGTCGGCCTGATGGCCAACTACACCGGCTTTCTGGTGCCCAAGGTGGCGCTGTTCTCCAACATTGCGCTGATGGTGGCCGTGCTGCTGTGGCGGCCGCAAGGTGTCTATCCGGTGACTAACCGCTGA
- a CDS encoding ABC transporter ATP-binding protein: MTTTLLQLTGVHTHIAAYHILHGVNLTIPRGQVTMLLGRNGAGKTTTLRTIMGLWRASQGTVSFANADITQWSTPRIAELGIAYVPENMGIFADLTVKENMLLAARGARTVQQIDSTRLQWIFSLFPAVEKFWNHPAGKLSGGQKQMLAVSRAIVEPRELLIVDEPSKGLAPSIINNMIDAFAQLKAQGVTILLVEQNLSFAERLGDRVAVMDNGRVVHAGAMQALAADAALQQSLLGLAL, from the coding sequence ATGACCACAACGCTGCTCCAACTAACCGGCGTCCACACCCACATAGCCGCCTACCACATCCTCCACGGCGTAAACCTAACAATCCCCCGCGGCCAAGTCACCATGCTGCTGGGCCGCAACGGCGCCGGCAAGACGACCACGCTGCGAACCATCATGGGCCTGTGGCGCGCGTCGCAAGGCACGGTGAGCTTCGCCAACGCAGACATCACCCAGTGGTCGACACCGCGCATCGCCGAGCTGGGCATTGCCTATGTGCCCGAGAACATGGGCATCTTTGCCGACCTGACTGTGAAAGAGAACATGCTGCTGGCCGCGCGCGGCGCGCGCACCGTGCAGCAGATCGACAGCACGCGGCTGCAGTGGATCTTCTCGCTGTTCCCCGCGGTGGAGAAGTTCTGGAACCACCCCGCCGGCAAGCTGTCTGGCGGGCAAAAGCAGATGCTGGCGGTGTCGCGCGCCATCGTCGAGCCGCGCGAGCTGCTGATCGTGGACGAGCCCAGCAAGGGCCTGGCGCCTTCCATCATCAACAACATGATCGACGCCTTTGCGCAGCTCAAGGCGCAGGGCGTGACCATCCTGCTGGTGGAGCAGAACCTGAGCTTTGCCGAGCGCCTGGGCGACCGCGTGGCGGTGATGGACAACGGCCGCGTGGTGCATGCCGGCGCCATGCAGGCGCTGGCGGCAGATGCGGCATTGCAGCAGTCGCTGCTGGGGCTGGCGCTATGA
- a CDS encoding ABC transporter ATP-binding protein: MLETKNLTIRFGGHVAVNAVSCAFAPGTLTAIVGPNGAGKTTYFNLISGQLRASEGQVLLGGQDLSRLSASARTRAGLGRAFQLTNLFPHLSVRENVRLAVQATREGAHRRGLNLWSIWSDHRAVTDRADEILADVAMLPKAEAAVASLPHGDQRKLEVALLMALEPQVFMFDEPTAGMNAAEAPVILDLIRRLKQDKRKTILLVEHKMDVVRELADRIIVLHNGALVADGLPAEVIASPVVQEAYLGVASKERA, encoded by the coding sequence ATGCTCGAAACCAAGAACCTGACCATCCGCTTTGGCGGCCACGTGGCGGTCAATGCCGTGAGCTGCGCCTTTGCGCCGGGCACGTTGACCGCCATCGTCGGCCCCAATGGCGCGGGCAAGACCACCTACTTCAACCTGATCTCGGGCCAACTGCGCGCCAGCGAAGGGCAAGTGCTGCTGGGCGGGCAGGACTTGTCGCGCCTGTCGGCCTCGGCCCGCACACGTGCTGGCCTGGGCCGCGCGTTCCAGCTGACCAATCTGTTCCCGCACCTGAGCGTGCGCGAGAACGTGCGCCTGGCGGTGCAGGCCACGCGTGAGGGCGCGCACCGCCGCGGCCTGAACCTGTGGAGCATCTGGAGCGACCACCGCGCCGTGACGGATCGCGCCGACGAGATCCTGGCCGACGTGGCCATGCTGCCCAAGGCGGAAGCGGCCGTCGCCAGCCTGCCGCACGGCGACCAGCGCAAGCTCGAAGTCGCCCTGCTGATGGCGCTGGAGCCGCAGGTCTTCATGTTCGACGAACCCACGGCCGGCATGAACGCGGCCGAGGCGCCTGTGATCCTGGATTTGATCCGCAGGCTCAAGCAGGACAAGCGCAAGACGATTCTGTTGGTGGAGCACAAGATGGATGTGGTGCGGGAGTTGGCGGATCGGATCATCGTGCTGCACAACGGGGCGTTGGTGGCGGATGGGTTGCCTGCTGAGGTGATTGCGTCGCCGGTGGTGCAAGAGGCTTATTTGGGTGTTGCCTCGAAGGAGCGGGCATGA
- a CDS encoding substrate-binding domain-containing protein produces MNRRHLVALAALATCAAAPAWAQAKDIVIAHVYSKTGPLEAYGKQTQTGLLMGLDYATGGTMTVNGRKIVVIEKDDQGKPDLGKSLLATAYSDDKADLAVGPTSSGVALAMLPVAEEYKKILLVEPAVADSITGDKWNKYIFRTGRNSSQDAISNAVALDKPGVTVATLAQDYAFGRDGVKAFKEALKTAKVVHEEYLPTNTTDFTAGAQRLIDALKDKPGRKVIWIVWAGAGNPFKIADLDLKRYGIEVATGGNILPAMASYKNFPGMEGATYYYFGIPKNPVNEAMVAAHYKQFKAPPDFFTAGGFSAAMAIVTALKKTGGDTGTNKLISTMEGMSFDTPKGTMTFRKQDHQALQSMYHFKIKVDPAFAWGVPELVHEIKPDEMNIPVRNQR; encoded by the coding sequence ATGAACCGTCGCCACCTCGTCGCCCTGGCCGCGCTCGCCACTTGCGCCGCCGCTCCCGCCTGGGCCCAGGCCAAGGACATCGTCATTGCCCACGTCTACAGCAAGACCGGCCCGCTCGAAGCCTATGGCAAGCAGACGCAGACCGGCCTGCTGATGGGGCTGGACTACGCCACCGGCGGCACCATGACGGTCAACGGTCGCAAGATCGTGGTGATCGAGAAAGACGACCAGGGCAAGCCGGATCTGGGCAAGTCGCTGCTGGCCACCGCCTATTCCGACGACAAGGCCGACCTGGCCGTGGGCCCTACGTCTTCAGGCGTGGCGCTGGCCATGCTGCCGGTGGCCGAGGAGTACAAGAAGATCCTGCTGGTCGAGCCCGCCGTGGCCGATTCGATCACCGGCGACAAGTGGAACAAATACATCTTCCGCACCGGCCGCAACAGCAGCCAGGACGCCATCAGCAACGCCGTGGCACTGGACAAGCCCGGCGTCACCGTCGCCACGCTGGCGCAGGACTACGCTTTTGGCCGTGACGGCGTAAAGGCCTTCAAGGAAGCGCTCAAGACCGCCAAGGTGGTACATGAGGAATACCTGCCCACCAACACGACAGACTTCACCGCCGGCGCGCAGCGCCTGATCGACGCACTCAAAGACAAGCCCGGCCGCAAGGTGATCTGGATCGTCTGGGCCGGCGCCGGCAACCCTTTCAAGATCGCCGACCTGGACCTGAAGCGCTACGGCATCGAGGTGGCCACCGGCGGCAACATCCTGCCGGCCATGGCCAGCTACAAGAACTTCCCCGGCATGGAAGGCGCCACGTATTACTACTTCGGCATCCCCAAGAACCCGGTGAACGAGGCCATGGTGGCGGCCCACTACAAGCAGTTCAAGGCACCGCCAGACTTCTTCACGGCAGGCGGTTTCTCTGCCGCCATGGCCATCGTCACCGCGCTGAAGAAGACCGGCGGCGACACCGGCACCAACAAGCTCATCTCCACCATGGAAGGCATGAGTTTTGACACGCCCAAGGGCACCATGACTTTCCGCAAGCAAGACCACCAGGCCCTGCAAAGCATGTACCACTTCAAGATCAAGGTGGACCCGGCTTTTGCCTGGGGCGTGCCGGAGCTGGTGCATGAGATCAAGCCGGACGAAATGAATATTCCGGTGCGTAACCAACGTTGA
- a CDS encoding DUF4272 domain-containing protein: MKGLLTRLKALGGAPAKPTAAPAEQEREAVLINAYCTRADAPAPDFAHTLHARRDCSDPELATHLSGFVGYVLGRGNGEMSRKRYHVMRHIQRVRQHLSLSVDESQLDAFSAWAERANAIVFLPDGGIRDPNGRVLLSAAGEEPDQEAALPYPPEAWQRKARTEALLASRGMPVPQRLPPVVSELELRSRAPQELAGRAFALLAVSARAESVASGELLSMGELFARLPSAQANLTPHEQAFLSDDVPDGSTVAQFGWRYECLFVLEWALGLVDALPFPAAICDVPLATRTMLNAGDVAGVMQALKMRTEGEILDALDLHYRLHWLIREARRKEEALAPGVDAGVVLERHRALNWLVRFEDHGWDDIDTPT; this comes from the coding sequence ATGAAGGGTTTGTTGACACGGCTGAAGGCCTTGGGCGGTGCGCCAGCCAAGCCCACGGCAGCGCCCGCCGAGCAAGAACGCGAAGCTGTGCTGATCAATGCCTACTGCACGCGCGCCGACGCCCCGGCGCCCGACTTTGCGCACACCCTTCATGCGCGCCGCGATTGCTCCGATCCGGAACTGGCAACGCATCTTTCGGGGTTCGTGGGCTATGTGCTGGGCCGTGGCAACGGCGAAATGTCGCGCAAGCGCTACCACGTGATGCGCCATATCCAGCGGGTGCGGCAGCATCTGAGCCTGTCTGTCGATGAGTCGCAGCTCGACGCGTTTTCGGCATGGGCAGAGCGCGCGAACGCCATCGTGTTCTTGCCCGACGGCGGCATTCGCGACCCCAACGGACGGGTGTTGCTGTCTGCGGCAGGGGAGGAGCCCGACCAGGAGGCCGCGCTGCCCTATCCCCCCGAGGCCTGGCAACGAAAGGCGCGGACCGAGGCGTTGCTGGCGTCGCGCGGCATGCCGGTGCCGCAGCGCCTGCCACCCGTCGTGTCGGAGCTCGAGTTGCGCTCGCGCGCGCCGCAGGAACTGGCCGGCAGGGCGTTTGCGCTGCTGGCCGTATCGGCCCGCGCCGAGTCGGTTGCGAGTGGTGAGCTGCTGTCGATGGGCGAGCTGTTTGCGCGGCTGCCGTCCGCGCAGGCGAACCTGACGCCCCATGAGCAGGCCTTTCTTTCTGACGATGTGCCCGACGGGTCGACGGTGGCGCAGTTCGGCTGGCGCTACGAGTGTCTCTTCGTGCTCGAGTGGGCCTTGGGCCTGGTCGATGCGCTGCCGTTTCCCGCCGCGATCTGCGACGTGCCGCTTGCCACGCGCACGATGCTGAATGCCGGCGACGTGGCTGGCGTGATGCAGGCGCTGAAGATGCGCACGGAAGGCGAGATCCTCGATGCGCTGGACCTGCACTACCGCCTGCACTGGCTCATACGCGAGGCGCGCCGGAAGGAAGAGGCGCTTGCGCCGGGAGTCGACGCTGGCGTCGTGCTGGAGCGGCACCGTGCGCTGAACTGGCTGGTGCGCTTCGAGGACCACGGCTGGGACGACATCGACACGCCCACATGA